Part of the Candidozyma auris chromosome 4, complete sequence genome, GACCATGGAGTGGATGAACTCgtttttggccaagttctGGGTCATCTACATGCCCGCCTTGTCTGAGATGGTCTTATTCCAAGCCAACGAGATTCTCAAAGATCAGGCTCCAGGGTTTGGTATTGAGAAGGTGTCTTTGGATGAGTTCACCTTGGGCTCAAAGGCTCCAAGAGTCGACGCCATCAAGTCGTACACAAGAAAAGGAAGTGATCACATCGAAATGGACTGGGCCTTCTCTTTCACTCCGAATGATACGGACGATATGACCAAgaatgagatcaagaagaaaatcaacCCCAAAGTGGCATTGGGCGTGACAATCGGTAAAGCCTTCATTTCCAAGTCTCTCCCCATCTTAGTTGAGGATATGTCGTTTACTGGCAGAATGAAAATTAAGTTGATTTTGACGGAAAACTTCCCGCATGTCAAGTTGGTGTCAGTGCAGTTCCTTGAACCTCCTGCTATTGACTACGCTTTGAAGCCTGTCGGCGGTGATACCTTGGGTATTGATATCATGTCCTTCATTCCTGGCTTGTCGACTTTTGTTAACAGCATCATCCACTCTACTTTGCGTCCCATGTTGTATGCACCAAACTCGCTTGATATcgatgttgaagatctcatGTCTCAGCAGTCTAATGATTCGATTGGGTTGCTAACCGTGAACGTCAAGCGTGCTTACGACATCAAATGCAATGATCTCGAGGGCAAGGAGTGTCATCCTTACGTCCAGTTGACCTTGTCTGGTGGCCCCGATGTTGATGAGCGTACtaagatcaagaagaacacGAGAAAGCCCGTATTTTTGGAGAGCAAGCACTTGCTTGTGAACGGGTTGGAAGGcaacttgttgactttTAATGTGTTCTCTTACGTGCCCGATAAGGCTGAAGATATTCCTATAGGAAGAGTCGATTTTGACTTGGCTGATTTGTTGCAAGAGTCTCATCTTGTTGATCAGACGAAGAACATCACCGACGCTGGTAGAATTGTTGGTAAGCTCAATTTCGACCTCAAGTGGAATCACgtcttggagaagctcaCATTGGAGGATGGCctgaaagaagagaacatTGATTGCGAGATTGGTATCATGAAATTTTCACTCTTTGGTGCTTACAACTTGGACATTTCCAAGTCTGTGGTTGGGTTGTTGAATCCTTATGCTGAAGTCTACATAAACGACCAGCATGTAAAAACAACCAGAAAATTGAGGCAGATCAATGAGCCATCATGGGGTCTCACATTTGAAAGTCTCATCACTCAACAGTCCCAAACTCGTGTCCAAGTTTTCGTTAAAGACTCCATCGAAGACACCATTGTTGGCAGACTAGACACAAACTTGCAAGATTTGATTTTCGAGTCATCCAGAGGTCAGCAGTGGATTACAGCAGCACCAATCCGCCGTGGCGGACCTGCTACCAAGTTCAGAATTGGTGTCAAATGGTCTGCTTTGCCCTTGGGTGATGAATCCCTCAAATTCTTCGAAGAGCCGGCTATTGGTGGTTTCAGATTGCAAATTCGCAACGCAAAGGGCTTGATTAACCTCGAGGAGGTCGGTGACGTTGATCCTTACATCAGAGTCTCGCAGAACGGTAAGCCTAAGGGCAGGACCCCTACAATCGCCAACACCTCGAATCCTCACTGGAACCAAGTATTCTTCCTTCCTGTTGCCAATCCACATCAGCATATATTGCTCGAGATTTTTGATGCTGAGCCGGAGGGTAAGGACAGACCTTTAGGTTCATGCGCTGTCACTGTGAACGATtacttgaaaaagaataatGAAGGCTACTACCTCGGCTATGatggagcagaagaaattaTTGAACAGCCAGTATTGTACGCTGGTAAGAACCATGGCCACCTCTACTATTCCGTATCTTTTGTTCCAACACTCCCCATCTATACTCTTTCCCagttggagaacttggacACTTTCttggagatgaagaaagagaaagaaatcgaggagaagaaaaagatggaggaagaagagagattgTACAAGGAAAACCCTGAAGGCTACGAGTGGGTTGAATTGCAGGATGATGTTCTTCCAGAGCCTGAAAAGGTTGAGTTACCTTTGGAGAAGGCCATCAAATACAGAACCGGTGTTTTGATGCTCCACGTTCTTGAGGGCCACTTCAAGGCTTCCGGATGCTTGGTTCACACGTTGTTTGACGATCACGCCTTCTCCTCCAGCATCAGTCGCAGAGCTGAGGGAAAGAATTTGACAGACCCATTCAACGTTGAGGCTTTTATTAGAGACTTGCCAAATTCTCTCACGATTTTTAGAGTTTCGAAGAAATACGTCATTGAGCACAAGAATGACATTGTCGCCGAGAAGACTTTTGAGACCGCtgatcttttgaaaaaggcTTATCAGAAGCCCCTCACGTTGAAGATCGATGAGAAGAACTCTATCAAGATAAGAGCTGAGTACATTCCATCTGCGGTTAAGTTGGCACCACTTGATACTGTTTTGGATGTTGGCCACGTGAAGTTGGATATTTTAAGTGCCGAGAACTTGAAGTCCGTGGATAGCAACGGTAAATCTGATCCTATGGTTGTCATCAAATTGGATGGTGTTGAGATTTTCAAGACCgacaagaaaagaagaacattGGACCCAGTGTGGAATGAAGCATTCGAATTCCCTATTTTGTCAAGGTCTAGACAGCCACTTGTGTTGGAGGTTTATGACTGGGATTTGACCAATGATGACGAGTTGTTGGGAACCGCTGTGATTGACATCTCAGCCATTGATCCTAACGATTCCACCCAATTCAAGGTCGAGCTCGATACTCAAGGTGTCGTGGTCTTGAGAGCAACCTTCAAGCCAGAATACGTCAGACCACCCCTCAACACCAAATCGGGCTTGCCTATCGACTTGAGTGACGTGAAGGGTGTGCCTTTGAAACTTGTTGGCGGTGTCGCCGGGGTGGCGGGTAACACCGTGGGCAGTGGTGTTGGTCTCGTCTCAGACAATATCACAAAGGGCGGCCAATTTTTTAAGAGTTTCGgaaagagcaagaagagaagtgGTGAAGATACTCGTTCTCAGAATGGCCATGGTAATAGGCCACTGACGCAAAGTCAACGTGGCGCTCCAAGTGAGCTTGACAAGAGCATGCAAGAGAAtggcgaagaagacaacGAGCCAGATTTACTTTCTGAACAGGTGGATGACACTTCTCAGTTCGAGAAGGAGGGCGAGAAAGAAGACGACAACAAGAGTAAGAAAAACAGACAAGGTGCACCTCCACCAGAGGAACAGATGGAGCAAAACAGACCACCTTCGATTGAAGGGGCACTTCCTAATGTAGATCCGGACCTTttgcctcctcctcagcGTCCTGGTGAGTTTGAAAACCACCATAAGAGAAGCACCAGTGAAGCAACCGACATTAGCACTATGAACTCTTCTGCCATGGGTCCTAATGGGCTTCCAGGAAGAGTTAACATTGTTCTGGCTAAGGGATTCAAGGCCTCAGCTCTTGATGTTAATGTCACCTTGAGCACACCCCAGAGAACTAAGGATATCTACAAGACGAGAGGTGCCAAGTCACATGGGGGAGCTTTCAAGTGGAATGAGACGTTTACATTCAAATCGCCTCCTGTGGGAACGTTGTCGTTTGCAGTCAGGGAGCATAAGACGCTCGGAAGATCGCAAATTATCTCCAGCGCCGAAGTTGCCTTGTCTGACCACTTGGACGCCAGCGATACTATTGATCTTATTGTTGGAGACGGTCAATTGACTGTCTTCATGTCGTACTTGTCTGGCCACTAAAGCCATTTGTGTTATATTGTACCATTAATGAATTGATTCTACGAAAAAGCTGTAGGAAAGGGAACGGATGGAGCGTTTCTTAGTaggtggttgcaaaatgtggTAGGCCTCACTGTTGTGACTGCGAAACAATTGTGGGTCTACCCAGCTTAAATGATATTAAAAGCTATTGAATTTCTCAagcatcatcatcaaatatCATGTTTCACTTACTCTCCATAAGGCTTGATTGGATTTGATCAAAATTCTGTAGAATATGTGGCATACAATTTGTCACCAGGAGATGGCAGACCTCTACTTACACGTGACCATACGTGACTGCTTCCCCGGGGTAGAGGACCTGCACCGAGACACCCACCCACTAAGTAGAGTGAGCCGGACCCTTGTATGCACACTGGTACCGAAAAAAATCGTGAGAAATTTTGCGACTCTACCTTGAGtaaggaaaaaaaaaaggccaTAGACTCCTTCATTCTATCGAACTAGACATAATGAGCCAGACCGTATGTTTAAAGAGCATAATAAAATGGTCGTCGAGACAGAGCATAAAGGAAACAAAAGACAGTCCTGTTTTTCCATTCTCACTTCGAAGATTATACCAAAAGTTCAAACGATCGGAAACACCAAGCTTGAATATCCAGATAGCCAAAAAACTAAAGATTCCAAGATTTTAGAACGGCAAATATCCAGCAGAACTTGAGTTTGCCAAGGTGCAAAGCTTCTGCTGAAGCTCAGAGCCTCAGTTTTAGACACTGTGACATCTCCCTTCTATGAGTTTCCTCTCACTCAGTCATCGATGagccatttttcttctacACAACCAATACTAACAAGCAGACTCCAAAGATCGCTAGAAAGACCCAGCGTCCTCACAAGTTGCGTGCCTCGATCACCCCAGGTACCGTGTTGATTCTCCTTGCCGGTAGATTCAGAGGTAAGAGAGTTGTGTACTTGAAGCACTTGGAGGACAACACCTTGTTGGTGACTGGTCCATTCAAGGTCAACGGTGTGCCATTGAGAAGAGTTAACGCTCGTTACGTGATCGCTACCTCCACCAAGGTTGACGTTTCTGGTGTTGACGTGTCCAAGTACAATGTTGCTTACTTTGCCAGAGAGAAGACCCCTAAGTCCAAGAAGTCCGAAGCcgacttcttcaacgaagaacaaccaaagaaagagatcaaggccGAGAAGGTGGCTGACCAGAAGACCGTCGATGCCGCTTTGTTGTCTGAGATTAAGAAAACCCCATTGTTGAAACAGTACTTggcctcctccttctccttgaagagCGGTGACAAGCCtcacttgttgaagttctAAGCGTCCCTCACCGTCATGACgtgcttcaagaatttgtATATTTAATACAGTAACCCAAAGGAGACCCTGAACGTAAGTTTTGTTTGAAGTCGTGGTAgattctcttctcttctttgccCGGCCTGCACACACACGGTGCTCATCGAATACCACTAGAAAGGCTCATCTCACTTGTACAATTTTACACCTCCAACCAAAAAATGGCTTCTTTGCTCCCAATTTCTACTTACAACTTGGCCCTTGAGCCTTTCAACCCCCAGCCCGCCCTCCAAGAGGATTTCCCTGTGACCGTGAGAATCACCATGGCCGCGGTGGACCCAGAGGCTGTTGACGACAAGGAGGAGCCTTCCACTTTGAGAGTGTTGAAGAGAGCAATTCCATTTGGCGACGACGACCTCTTGGACCTTGAGGCtgaggacgaggacgacgacgaagaagatgagttagatgaagaggaggaggaagaggaagaagaggagaagcccaaggagaagaagaaggagaagaaggagaagaagggaaagaaagatgagaagaaagatgaagaagaagaagatgatgaagaggacgacgaggatgacgaggatgatgaggatgatgaggacGACGTTGAGGAATTTGTTCTCTGTACGCTTTCTCCTAAGGTTCAGTTCCAGCAGACCCTCGACTTCACCATCTCTCCCAACGAGGAGGTGCACTTCGTTGTTACCGGCTCTTACCCTGTGCACCTTAGCGGTAACTATGTCGAGCACCCAGCcgacgacgaggaggacGACTACGATTCCGACGAGGAGGACGACTACTACGATGGCGAGGACTACAACTTGACCCCAGATGAGGACGAGTTGATGGACATTGCCGATTTGGAGGACGAGTCTGACGTCGAGGGCAAGATCGaggagttggtggaggatgacaactcgaagaagagagctgctgacgaggaggaggagcagcctgcgaagaagagcaagaaggacaagaagaaggaggagaagaaggtgcaATTCACCAAGGAGTTGGAGCAGGGCCCTACCCcactgaagaaggagaagaagaacaagaaggaggaaaagaaggaagaaaagaaggaggaggccaaggacaagaaggaggacaagaaggaggacaagaaggaggacaagaaggagaagaagtaccCTACGAAAACCTTGTTGGGCGGTGTGATCACCGAGGACAGAAAGACCGGCACTGGCGCCACCGCCAAGTCGGGCCACAAGGTTGGAATCAGATACATTGGTAAGTTGAAGGACGGTAAGGTGTTCGACAAGAACACCAGCGGCAAGCCATTTGTGTTCAATTTGGGCAAGGGCGAGTGTATCAAGGGCTTCGACTTGGGTGTTGCCGGCATGGCCGTTGGCGGCGAGAGAAGAGTGATTATCCCACCCAAGATGGGCTATGGGTCGCAGAAGTTGCCAGGAATCCCGGCCAATTCCGAGTTGACTTTCGACATCAAGTTGGTGTCGCTCAAATAGGTGATACAGTGAAGGAGAGTAGACATTGGAGGAAGTGTAGACCGAAGGAGTGTAGATAGACAAGTTTCACAGCCAGACGACTGCAAGGATCCAGTTTTGTAGATTCCGCTGATAAGCCAGAAACAGACGAGGGGCCTGTGTCCGGCGAACTCCACGTTGCAAAACCCAGATAACGAACATGACAAACGCACATGGCCAGGAACAAACCTAGATAGCGGTGGAAATGCATCTCCTCGAAGGGTGACAAATGGCTAAAGTTGCACTTGCCCAATGTAGTCATGCCAGGCCCTGGACCTCGCACCAAGACCCTCAGACAGATCTTCAGTCAGACCCTCAGGCAGATCTCTGGCGGTAGATCGCAGGCCAGGGACAAGTCACAAGCTTATGACGCCATTGAAATGCACATAACAAACTGTGacaattcaaaaaaaatcaaccTAGACTGAACAAAATGAACCTTTCCAAATGTGCTCCTTTCGCCCATCCTCGGTCTTCTCCATGGGTTCCCGAGCACTGTTGTTTGGTCATGGCcagtggttgcaaaatgcagCGCCGTTCGTCTGGCGCGCTGAGGGGACCCCAGAGAGAGGAGAAGACCCAAACGGCCGCACACCTGTCCCAGACCGAGCTCCATTTGGCAGCCACTGGCAATGCGCAACAGCGACTATGAATTTTCGACACTGTGGTTTTGACAAAATGTGACTCTGTCATTCAAATCTctgttcttttttcttttattttatttcattttattttattttctAGTCTTATATTTTTACTTCTCTCCCATTCGCCCGCGGAAGTGCACCTGGCGCAAATGCTGCGAACCTTATTCTTTCCTGGCGCCAATCTCGATTCCTATGCTTCAGTAGccttttcgcagccgcCCGTCTGCCCTGCTGAGCCCATGCTATATCTGCCGCTGGGCCACAGGCTAAAGTCCTGGAAATACAATTCCTGATATGTgtcgaaaaaaaattgcaattTACGACGTTCCAGTGGGGACTCTCGTGGTCTCCTCTGGAAAATCTGTCTTGGGCAGTCGCTCGCTACACCGGGCATCTCCGATCCCTCCTCGATCTGTGCTGCTGCAGCGGTCAATCTGCCTCTACTGCGAGCAGCAAGGGCTACACAGGCATgcgttttgcaaccatttaAAGGAGGATGTTCCCTGCCCCAAAGCCTATcacttcaacttcctccCAAAAATTTAAACATAATTAACTTCCCGCTTTGATGGGTAAATTGAAGACCTTGGGAAAGCGCTTCTGGCGCAAGTGGACAACCCGTGAGGGCTTGCTTGGCGACTACGACTATGGCTACCTCTTTATCCCAGATATGCCCTTCAAGAAGGGACAGCCCAAAACACAGCCGTTCTTCGGCTTGAATTCCAGTATGCCTCTTGTTCTAGGCATGATATTGGGCTTGCAACACTCCTTGGCCATGCTTGCTGGTGTTATCACCCCGCCCATGTTGATTTCTACCGCCGCCAACTTGAGCAACGAGATCAGAGAGTACCTCATCTCCACGTCGTTGATTGTCGCTGGCTCCTTGTCTTGTATTCAGATTACTCGTTTCCACATCTACAAGACTCCCTACTATATCGGCACAGGCTTGCTTTCCGTGGTGGGCACGTCGTTTGCGACCATCACTATTTGCACCAAGGCCATGCCCTTGATGTACAAGACCGGCCTATGCCCAATGGACGGCGACAAGGAGCTACCTTGCCCAGATGGATACGGCCGCATCATTGCCACAGGCACAGTGTGTGCATTGCTTGAAATACTCTTATCGTTTGCGCCCTCCAAAGTGTTGCAGAGGGTGTTTCCTCCGCTTGTCACTGGCCCCGTGGTGCTTCTCATTGGTACCCATTTAGTTGAAACTGGCTTTCAAAATTGGATGGGCGGCTCCAACTGTGTAGGTGAAATGTGTGGAACGGCGAAGAAGTTACAGTGGGGGCTGGCAGAGTATCTTGGTTTAGGATTCTCTGTTTATGCTACCATCGTTTTATCTGAGCGTTTCGGCTCTCCTATCATGAAATCTTGTGCTGTGATCATGGGTTTGCTTGTTGGGTGTATCATTGCTGCCGCTTGTGGCTACTTTTCTTCCGAAAACATCGACAGCGCCCCAGTGGCTACCTTCCCATGGGTGCACACATTCAAGCTCCAGGTGTACGGTCCAGCTGTGTTGCCATTTTTTGCGGGTTATATTGTTCTCATCATGGAAGCCATTGGTGACATCACGGTCACTTGTGATGTATCCAGGCTAGAGGTGGAGGGGGAAATGTACGAGTCAAGAATCCAGGGCGGTGTTCTCGCTGATGGGGTCAATTCTGTCATTGCTGGGCTCATGACTATGACTCCAGTGTCCACATTTGCCCAGAATAATGGTGTTATTTCGGTCACAAAGTGTGCAAACAGAAAAGTCGGCTACTGGTGTGCGTTCTTCCTTATCATCATGGGcatctttgcaaaattcgCTGCTGCAATTGTCTCCATCCCCAGCACAGTTCTCGGGGGTATGACATGCTTTTTGTTCTCCTCAGTGACGGTCTCAGGAATTAAAATTATTTCCACCACAGAACTTACCAGAAGAGACAGGTTTGTGTTGACGGCTGCGTTGGTTCCTGGTATCGGTTCTGTTTTGGTTCCCAACTGGTTCGACAATGTCTTCACATACTCTGGTGGCAACACTGCCTTGATGGGATTCTTCGATGTCATCACCTTAGTTATGGAAACAGGTTTTGCCATAACCGGATTTGTTGGTCTCATTCTTAACTTGATAATTCCACAGGTGGACGAGGAAATGGAGGAGATCAACGAGGTCGTATTAGAGACGGTGGGCTCGGCAACGCAAGAGGCCTTGGAGGTGTACAAGTCCAGAGAGCAGATCTTTGTTAACAGCAAGAACGATGAAGGCGGCAACCTGAGCTCGAGCCAGATTAACGTCAAATGATGATTACGAGTTATGATTTGAAATGAATGGCCTGGTGTCATATATAAATATATATGTATATTCTATTCAAGAGAGGAACGACGGTTCATAGTATGTAAGCTTTGAGTAAATGTGTGAAAAGACCTCCGAGAATAGAGCCAAAGCCGATCATGACTGCTGAAAGTATGGCGAAGTCCTGATGCTGGAGAAAAAAGGACGACTGGGTGTTTTTCACGGCATTGTAGTATCTTGCAATCCAGTTTCTGAACAGCTCCCAAGTGGAGACCCCGCTAAAGCTTATTACATAAGCATCAGTCGCCTTACTCTCCTCCTTCATGGACAGCTTTTCTGGAACAGCGGTCCCGGCGGCTAAGGCCCTCATTTCAGCGGAGAACAGATCCATTTTCTGCTGAACCTGGGCATCGAAAGCATTCACAAGTCTTCTACGTTTCCAAGGCTCCACCAAGAAAGTAGCAACTGTAAAAAGAAGCACGTTGATGCCCATAATAATCCAAGTTCCCCACGTCAGCGCCTGTCTGATCTTGTCACTCCATATTTGCTCCTCATGGTACCGAGTCAAGATCAGCTGAGTCAACTTGTTTTGCACAGAGTCAACTTCCAGCTCCGCCTCTGCCAACTGTTGCTCTGCcctttcctcttcttgttgattcGTATGGTCATTTCTATAGAGTTCCGTAAAACGCTCAACGTCCGCCGGACCCCAATTGTGTTTTCTAGTCAATAGTTCATTTATCTCCTTCTGAGAGTCTGATCGTTTCTGGATCGCCTCCAGGTACGCCAATTTGCTGTCTTTGACTGTCTGTTTTttgctcttgagctcctcctctAAATTCTCCACCAGctttttcaacttttctaTTCCCAGGTACCCCGTTACGTCGTTTAGAGCACGAGTGGCTCGAAAAATGGTTTCCTGGAGGTTTTCCATGTGAAcctcgagcttcttggagaaagcaCTCctgagcttctctttctctgaaGGTAGATTCTTTATCCCAAGGTCGATTTTCTCCATTATCGGTTTCTCGACCACCTTCTTGGGCGGAACAGCTTctgatttctttgtttccTCCACCTTCGTGGACTTCTTGGGCAACAGCTCCTTCCTTTTTGCTTCCTCGAGTCTTTGGGCTATTCCCATGTTGGACGTCTCGATGATTTGTCGTAGCTTGGAATCATCATAGCTTGAGTTGTAGCGCACAAATGGTAAACATGACCGTATATAAGCTGTTCGAGGAGCCCTTAGGAGGACGGAAGGAAGCATAAGAGGTCTGTGGTGAGCTTTGGCAAGCGCTCTATTATCAACTACTGAATACTACTATGTAAGCACCGAAGTCGCACTACGATAtgtttggctgcgaaaacaaGCATGAAGTAAAAATACATCGTTTAGTACATACTCGTGATTGACTTTAACATGtaagaaaaatgaaaaagaacGAAGAACGAGCAATTGCTcacttgaagttcttgtcGATCAACTCCTTGGCCATTTTCCAGTCGTTAGACTCGACATAGTCCAAAACAATGACTCCGCTGCCCTTGTCGAAGCTATCCTGGAGCTTGTGCTCTTCCATGGCCTTGGCCACCTGCTGGGGCCAGCACTCGTGgtcaaagaaattggagCCCGAGCAGAAATTAATGAAGAGCTTGCCGTCGTCGTTGCTTCTGTTGTACTCGCtggccttcttggccaagttcttcacGTACTCTACCTTCTTAGGCACATCGTTGGCTTTTTCAATCTCACAGAAGTCCTGAACGCAAAAGGGGCCTCTATCGTCCTCCGTACAGTTGTACTTCCACGTGTGGGCGTCAAAGCCAAATTCATTTCTTCTACCCTCGTTGTTGTCGCCGAATCTTCTGAAAAGAATCACCTTGCCTCTGGCGTCTCCCAAACGAGGCAAGTCAGTGCCCAAGTAaaacttgtccttgttggGCTTCACGTACTTATCCCAGATTACGTTGCCAAACTCGTCCTTGTCGTTGTTCCATTCACCAGTGCCTTCCTGCTTGACCGAGAGAATTACCGTTTCCGAGCTGTTGTCCTTGAGAAAGTCAAACACCTCGTCCAAAGTGTCCTGGAACTTCTTTGGGAACGGAATTCTCACGGGGAACTTTCCGTGAACAACCGTCAATTCGTTGGCCTCGTCGCCCGACTTCAAGGGGTACTTACCCACTCTCACGTCCAAAAAGCGCACGCCGTGCTCCAACTGCTTCGTCACCGACTCCCCCTGGCACTGGACGCTGGGCAACGCCGTGTGGCACGCGGCCGAGTTGTGGGTGCCTGGGATAGAGAGCTTGCCCAATTTGGTGTCATCGTTGAGCTCCTTCAACCACGTTTTGTAATTGACCATTTTGTGTTTGTATAGCAGCAGTTAATAGCAGTAGCAATAGTGGACGTCAACGCTTGGTGGCTGGGGACCGCTTATATATGTCACCACATGCACCGAACAACG contains:
- the RPL6 gene encoding 60S ribosomal protein eL6, whose translation is MSQTTPKIARKTQRPHKLRASITPGTVLILLAGRFRGKRVVYLKHLEDNTLLVTGPFKVNGVPLRRVNARYVIATSTKVDVSGVDVSKYNVAYFAREKTPKSKKSEADFFNEEQPKKEIKAEKVADQKTVDAALLSEIKKTPLLKQYLASSFSLKSGDKPHLLKF
- a CDS encoding peptidylprolyl isomerase FPR3, producing MASLLPISTYNLALEPFNPQPALQEDFPVTVRITMAAVDPEAVDDKEEPSTLRVLKRAIPFGDDDLLDLEAEDEDDDEEDELDEEEEEEEEEEKPKEKKKEKKEKKGKKDEKKDEEEEDDEEDDEDDEDDEDDEDDVEEFVLCTLSPKVQFQQTLDFTISPNEEVHFVVTGSYPVHLSGNYVEHPADDEEDDYDSDEEDDYYDGEDYNLTPDEDELMDIADLEDESDVEGKIEELVEDDNSKKRAADEEEEQPAKKSKKDKKKEEKKVQFTKELEQGPTPSKKEKKNKKEEKKEEKKEEAKDKKEDKKEDKKEDKKEKKYPTKTLLGGVITEDRKTGTGATAKSGHKVGIRYIGKLKDGKVFDKNTSGKPFVFNLGKGECIKGFDLGVAGMAVGGERRVIIPPKMGYGSQKLPGIPANSELTFDIKLVSLK
- a CDS encoding nucleobase:cation symporter-2 family protein, producing the protein MGKLKTLGKRFWRKWTTREGLLGDYDYGYLFIPDMPFKKGQPKTQPFFGLNSSMPLVLGMILGLQHSLAMLAGVITPPMLISTAANLSNEIREYLISTSLIVAGSLSCIQITRFHIYKTPYYIGTGLLSVVGTSFATITICTKAMPLMYKTGLCPMDGDKELPCPDGYGRIIATGTVCALLEILLSFAPSKVLQRVFPPLVTGPVVLLIGTHLVETGFQNWMGGSNCVGEMCGTAKKLQWGSAEYLGLGFSVYATIVLSERFGSPIMKSCAVIMGLLVGCIIAAACGYFSSENIDSAPVATFPWVHTFKLQVYGPAVLPFFAGYIVLIMEAIGDITVTCDVSRLEVEGEMYESRIQGGVLADGVNSVIAGLMTMTPVSTFAQNNGVISVTKCANRKVGYWCAFFLIIMGIFAKFAAAIVSIPSTVLGGMTCFLFSSVTVSGIKIISTTELTRRDRFVLTAALVPGIGSVLVPNWFDNVFTYSGGNTALMGFFDVITLVMETGFAITGFVGLILNLIIPQVDEEMEEINEVVLETVGSATQEALEVYKSREQIFVNSKNDEGGNSSSSQINVK
- the SHE9 gene encoding She9p, whose translation is MGIAQRLEEAKRKESLPKKSTKVEETKKSEAVPPKKVVEKPIMEKIDLGIKNLPSEKEKLRSAFSKKLEVHMENLQETIFRATRALNDVTGYSGIEKLKKSVENLEEELKSKKQTVKDSKLAYSEAIQKRSDSQKEINELLTRKHNWGPADVERFTELYRNDHTNQQEEERAEQQLAEAESEVDSVQNKLTQSILTRYHEEQIWSDKIRQASTWGTWIIMGINVLLFTVATFLVEPWKRRRLVNAFDAQVQQKMDSFSAEMRALAAGTAVPEKSSMKEESKATDAYVISFSGVSTWESFRNWIARYYNAVKNTQSSFFLQHQDFAILSAVMIGFGSILGGLFTHLLKAYIL
- the PLC2 gene encoding Plc2p, with the protein product MVNYKTWLKELNDDTKLGKLSIPGTHNSAACHTALPSVQCQGESVTKQLEHGVRFLDVRVGKYPLKSGDEANELTVVHGKFPVRIPFPKKFQDTLDEVFDFLKDNSSETVILSVKQEGTGEWNNDKDEFGNVIWDKYVKPNKDKFYLGTDLPRLGDARGKVILFRRFGDNNEGRRNEFGFDAHTWKYNCTEDDRGPFCVQDFCEIEKANDVPKKVEYVKNLAKKASEYNRSNDDGKLFINFCSGSNFFDHECWPQQVAKAMEEHKLQDSFDKGSGVIVLDYVESNDWKMAKELIDKNFK